In Dehalogenimonas etheniformans, one genomic interval encodes:
- a CDS encoding riboflavin synthase: MFSGIIEETGTISSVSASSLSISASIIFAELKLGDSVAVNGVCLTVTEIKNKTFNVDVMPETLKRSTLGKLRTGDSVNLERALTLSGRLGGHLVEGHIDDTGVIERIEFEGDSELVTIASPPGVMRYVVEKGFIAVDGLSLTVTGRTETNFKVSLVSFTRMCTTMGRKKVGDKVNLEADIIAKYVENFMVRRESSLTEGFLAEHGFTTKESCS; encoded by the coding sequence GTGTTTAGCGGCATTATCGAGGAGACAGGTACTATTAGTTCTGTTTCCGCTTCATCCCTTTCAATCTCAGCCAGTATCATATTTGCTGAACTAAAACTCGGCGATTCTGTTGCTGTTAACGGAGTCTGTCTTACGGTAACGGAGATCAAGAACAAAACCTTTAATGTTGATGTTATGCCCGAGACCCTAAAACGATCAACTCTTGGAAAACTGCGGACCGGGGATTCGGTAAACCTTGAGCGTGCATTGACGCTATCGGGGAGACTGGGCGGTCATCTGGTCGAAGGCCATATCGATGATACAGGCGTGATCGAGCGAATTGAATTTGAAGGGGATAGCGAATTGGTGACTATCGCCTCACCGCCCGGAGTGATGCGTTACGTGGTTGAAAAAGGTTTTATTGCCGTCGATGGCCTCAGTCTGACCGTTACAGGGCGAACCGAGACGAATTTCAAGGTGTCCCTGGTTTCATTCACCAGAATGTGCACGACCATGGGACGGAAAAAGGTCGGCGATAAGGTTAATCTCGAAGCAGACATAATAGCCAAATACGTGGAGAATTTTATGGTGAGAAGAGAATCAAGTCTTACCGAAGGTTTCCTTGCTGAACATGGCTTTACCACCAAGGAGAGTTGCTCATGA
- the ribD gene encoding bifunctional diaminohydroxyphosphoribosylaminopyrimidine deaminase/5-amino-6-(5-phosphoribosylamino)uracil reductase RibD, which yields MDYMEQALKLARLALGEVSPNPAVGALIVCGEDIVGEGFTQPPGEDHAEIVALKQAGEKSRGSTMYVTLEPCCHFGRTPPCTKAIIAAGIRAVHIATLDDNPRVFGCGKGELEDSGIEVHIGEHRDEARELNEAYFKYINTGMPFVTAKYSMSIDGKIATRTLDSKWISNEDSRSFSHTLRHASDAIMAGVGTILADNPRLTARGCAGRGGTSHKQPMRVIVDSNGRTPLDACIFAEPGKTLMALGNTVPEGRLEGYRKMGAEVVQLPGRDNRVSLQSLLKFLGERQVTSILVEGGGTLFGSLFDEGLVDKVVAIIAPMIIGGSGAKTPVAGIGVEKISQALQLENVRITQFGDDTVISGYVVKE from the coding sequence ATGGATTACATGGAACAGGCCTTGAAATTAGCCCGGCTGGCTTTGGGTGAGGTTTCACCGAATCCAGCAGTTGGAGCGTTGATCGTTTGCGGGGAAGATATTGTCGGCGAGGGTTTCACCCAACCGCCGGGCGAAGACCACGCAGAGATCGTAGCTCTCAAGCAAGCCGGAGAAAAAAGCCGCGGATCAACGATGTACGTGACGCTGGAACCTTGTTGCCATTTTGGGCGCACCCCTCCATGCACCAAGGCTATCATTGCCGCTGGAATCCGGGCAGTCCACATAGCTACCCTTGACGATAATCCGAGAGTATTCGGGTGCGGCAAGGGAGAACTAGAAGACTCCGGTATAGAGGTTCATATCGGCGAGCACCGCGATGAAGCCCGTGAACTCAACGAAGCCTACTTCAAATATATAAACACCGGTATGCCTTTTGTGACAGCTAAGTACTCGATGAGCATTGACGGTAAAATTGCTACTCGAACCCTAGATTCAAAATGGATTTCCAATGAAGATTCACGTTCGTTTTCGCACACTCTTCGTCATGCCTCCGATGCCATCATGGCTGGTGTGGGCACCATTCTCGCTGATAATCCGAGATTGACCGCCAGGGGTTGCGCCGGTCGAGGCGGTACTTCTCACAAGCAACCGATGCGCGTAATAGTCGATTCTAATGGCAGGACGCCGTTGGATGCTTGTATTTTCGCCGAACCGGGTAAGACTTTGATGGCGCTTGGCAATACGGTACCCGAAGGACGTTTGGAAGGCTACCGGAAAATGGGCGCTGAGGTCGTGCAGCTTCCCGGCAGGGATAATCGCGTCAGCCTCCAATCTCTTCTTAAATTTCTGGGCGAACGGCAAGTGACCAGCATCCTTGTCGAAGGTGGCGGCACCCTTTTCGGCAGCTTGTTTGATGAAGGTCTGGTTGATAAGGTCGTTGCGATCATTGCACCGATGATAATCGGCGGTTCAGGGGCCAAAACCCCGGTTGCCGGTATCGGTGTTGAAAAAATCTCACAGGCGCTTCAACTGGAGAATGTCCGTATCACACAGTTTGGTGATGACACGGTTATTTCCGGATACGTGGTTAAGGAGTAA